A region of the Callithrix jacchus isolate 240 chromosome 10, calJac240_pri, whole genome shotgun sequence genome:
CCAGAAAGCATTTGTCCACCACCTCTTCACCACGATTAATTTACTCTAGGCTTGAGGAGGGCAGAATTTCAGCCTTCGGTGTGCGTGGCATGAATAGCGATTGTGAGTTACACGACAAAATGCCCACGTTTAGAATAGTTGCTCGTGGTTGAAAGACCTGGATAAATATGGATGAGATATAAGGGGAAGGCAAGAGCTGTTATTGCTCGTGGGGAATCCTGGGGAgaggcggggcgcagtggcttcATAGGTGATTTTACTCTAGCCTTCCATCTTTTCTGGATTCCTGCCTTTTACAGCCAAGGTGCTCCGTGGAGTCATGGCAGTGCCCTTTGTGGAAGACTGGGACTTGGTGCAAACCCTGGGAGAAGGTGCCTATGGAGAGTGAGTTTGAGTTCTTTTACCTTGCCTTTGTTTTCTGTCTGCATATTCACTGTTTTGGAGTCTAATACTCTGGTGACTTGGTGAGTAGATGTTTGAGATCCAAGTCTTTTGGCAACTATAGTTACACAGTCTTTTACTaggattaatatttttttcttccctttttttttaaaaaaaaaaaagttttctttctaaagAGCTGGAAGGGACACGAAGTTATTGTTTCTGTGCCCACAGATTGTTTCTCAGGGTTTAAGCTTTGTGGTTAATTGAGCAAATGAGCAGACTCCGGAGATTGCCTGCTTGGTTTTGGATCCTTGCTCTATCACAAACTGGTCGTTGTTTTGTGATCTTAGGCAAGCTTTCTAATGTCACTGTGTACTTTTCCTTTACCATCTTAAGGATGGCAATAATAGTATCTACCCCATAGATGCTTAGGACGGTCAATTACACAGGCACATATAGTATGGGATTAATATTCTTAAAAGTATATGAGTAGAATATGTACATATGTGATGTGGCTTAGAATTACCTCAATCTGTTTTATGAAGTGTTTATTAAACGACTTGTGTGACAACATAAGGACTTCTTTGGAGTGTTAGCTGTcgtatttcacattttaaaaaggagtaGTATCTATTGCAAACATAGCAGAAACTATTTCCTTGGTTTCTCCCTTGTGGAGAAATTAATAAAGGTAAAATAGTTTTAGATGGGTCGTGTATAACCTTTggaagttttagaagaaatggtattCTGTAATGTTaaaactcttttcctttttagagtTCAACTTGCTGTGAATAGAATAACTGAAGAAGCGGTCGCAGTGAAGATTGTAGATATGAAGCGGGCCGTAGACTGtccagaaaatattaagaaagagaTCTGTATCAATAAAATGCTAAATCATGAAAACGTTGTAAAATTCTATGGTCACAGGAGAGAAGGCAATATCCAGTATTTATTTCTGGAGTACTGTAGTGGAGGAGAGCTTTTTGACAGAATAGgtatggaaaaaaatttaagataattattctaaacaagtttttaaatttgttttttaaatcttgggtATGCTATTAAGTCATTGTCCTTTCAGAATTGCTCATGCAACAGTGAAATTGgaataaattatctttaaagaaTTTTTCAAACTGGTGTTAATAATCAAAGCATACGTAGAGTCAATGAAAGAAAACTCCTTTCCCAAGTTATGTAAGTGATTTTGATTAAGATTGGtgtcttaaaaaatttaagagtGAGAAACTGTAGTTTTATGGTACATCATAAATGCACTGTATCCTAAATGCAATGTATTGcctatacaatttttttctttgtagatattCTCATTACATGAAATTATTGTATGTATTTACAGATCTAAAATTATAGCATGTTGTTTCCTTCCGGTTTACATGAAATAATTAAGAATTTTCTAGGATTGCTTTTTGTATATTAGGTAAATTCTGTGTTTGCTATTAATACTTAATCTATGTAGAATCAAAGAATTGATATTACAGAACACTGAGaagtacataaaataaatttgtggatctaaatttataatttaaagctATTGTATTAACAATTAAAAACTGATACAGGTAATAGGATCCCCAGTGTGACTCAGGAGAGAATTGAGGGTAAAAGAAATGGAGTTAATGAGAGAGATCAAAGtataaaaaaaactgataaaagaacTCTTATAATAAAACTGTGTTTCATGAAGGACTTCACAGGCATTAGTGACTTTGTAGTGTGAGACTATATGATATTTAAatctgagccaggtgtggtggtacacgcctgtaatcctaggtactgaggaggctgaggcagaaggatcgcttgagctctagacttccaggttacagtgagttatgatctcACTCCagggactccagcctgggtgaaagagcgagaccttatctcttaaaaaaaaaaaaagttaaataataaaaagtataatctgtaaaatatttagtgAAATTGGCTTAGATTTGCCCAGACTTCTCCCTTGGCATATTTCAGgcatgaaaaaaatattagcatAGCATTTAGAAGAAAAAGGGGAGAATTTGAAGGATACTGAATAAATAAGTGTTAGTATAAGAGGAAGCAGGGGCTTTAGAAGAGCAGCTTTTAAGGCATGGCTTGCCTTCTTGATCTGGATGTtggttttctctttatatttttcctgTGATATTAGTTTTGCCATCTAACAGGTGAATGTGTGAGTTAAGCCCTGTATCTGTTAGTGGACTCCTGAATTTTTTGTTGGCATTTGATTCTGTTTGCTTAAGTACATTCATAATGTCTAAGCTTCAAATTCAGAAGCTATATGGTTACTACCTGATTATATTTATTCAGTAAACTAACTTTCATAATTGTTTTAGAGCCGGATATAGGCATGCCTGAACAAGATGCTCAGAGGTTCTTCCATCAACTCATGGCAGGGGTGGTAGGTATAGTTGTCTCTTTCCCTTTTACTTAAAATTAGTAAGAATAAATTACATTACCAAATTCTGGTGTGtttctttctgcctccctcttagGTTTATCTGCATGGTATTGGAATAACTCACAGGGATATTAAACCAGAAAATCTTCTATTGGATGAAAGGGGTAAGTTTAGCATTTTGTCACTGGtacctaaattattttattttacaagtaaAATCAAGTCTTTTGCATTACTGGAATGTCAAGACAGAATCTGAAAAATCAAGGAAATTTTGGAGACTTAGTATATTTGGAAATCACAAGTCTCATTATGCAATACAATTGCAGATAAGGTAGAGAAATCTGACCTAGGTGCAAGGCTAGCTCACTTTATGTATAAGAATAtaagggtctctgttgcccaatgTGGAATGTACTCTGTGATCcgggctcactgtagccctgacctcccaggctcaagtgatcctaccacttcagcctcctgagtagctaggaccaacTACtggcaggtaccaccatgcctggctaatttttaattttttgtagagatgggggtcttcctttgttgcccaggctagtcttgaactcctggactcaagctctttactggccttagcctcccaaagtgttgacattataggtgtgtgccattgtgcctggccaagaacagtttaaaataattcttcaatGGATTAATAAAGGGAAGTTCCTATGGAATACCCTGGACCTTAGACTTGTCCTGTTAACTCTTTTTTATGTATGACTTGGATAAATACGTAAAACATTTAGTTATATTTTATGGATGCCATCAGATTGACAAGGATGGATAGTGAAAGCTTTAGCTTATAGGGTCAGaatcaaaatagaaatgtaaattatgaGGCAGTAGTCTTTGCCTggtttaatgctttatttttagtattagAATAGTGCTTGACAAATGGTcggctgtttgtttttgtttttttttttttggaagcagagtcttgctttgttgcccaggctggagtgtagtggcatgatcttggctcactgcaacctctccctctgtggttcaggtgattctcatgccttagccacctgagtagctgggattacaagcccaaGCCACCATACcgagctgatttttatatttttagtagagacagggttttgtcatattggccaggctgatctcaagctcctagcctcaagtgatctgcttgacttggcctcccaaagtgctgggattataggcgtgagccaccgcacccagccgataACATGCTTTTTTCTAATGTGCATGTGGATTTTACTTTTTACCCCTTTAAATTGAGTttgtataacataaaaatatttatttttgctgggcatggtggctcacgcctgtaattccagcactttggaaggctgaggtgggcggatcttgaggtcaggagtttgagacaagcctgaccaacatggtgaaaccccgtctctactaaaaatacaaaaatcagttgggcatggtagtgtgcgcctgtagtcctagctactcaggaggctgaggcaggagcatcgcttggacttggagacggaggttgcagtgagccaagattgtgccactgcactccagcctgggtggagcaagactccgtctcaaagaaaaaaattctttatttttatttaaaactttagaaATGCAGGtacacaaaaattatatataatgtaaagaaatgtaaatagacATGTATTAACCCACCTAGTTTAAAATAGAACATTATTCATATATAAGAATGCTCACAGTGGTGGTGGTTTTAATATAGGAGAAAACGGTAAATAACCCAGATGTCTATCAGTAAATTATAAAATGGATGGCTTATACCTATAACAGTGGCATGGATGAATTTCAGGTATATAATGATATAGAGCAAAAAGGAACAGTTGCAAAAGAGTTCATATGTCTGATTCTATTTATACAAAGTTCAAAAATATGTAAACACAGTATACTGTTCAGGGATGTaaacctggagaaaaaaaattcacacagaaAAGCAAGGGCATAATAAAACCTCTAAGAAGGTTTTATTATAGTGGTTACCTCTAAGAAGGTGGGGGAATAGTGGTTACCTCTAAGAATAGGGGTTACCTCTAAGAAGGTGGGGGAGAGAGTATATTTAAGGAAGTATTTACAGATTTCAAAGGACATAGAACATTGTTTTACTAAAGTGAGTGGATGTTTATTACGTTGTTATTTTTTAGATCTTGTATTAACATACaagatataattaatattttgtttctatttagtaatctttttaaaaaagaaataaaatgttaccaGTGTTTAACAtccttctgtttatttaaaactttaaaaattcaggtACACAAAAATTCTTAGATAAAATACTATAATGAAATGTAGACATGTATCAACTCTCCTGTTTATTTCATCACaagtatgtgttttctttttctaagagcTAATCACATTTCTAAATTTAACTTTCATTATGTGCAGTTCTCTAACATAACTATTACGTTGCAGACATAATGAAGTCCAAGGAATATTACAGTTATCCATTAGTATTTTAAGTGGTTACTACTCATAAGTAATTTGGAACTCAGTCTTGGTGGTTTGACCAGATAGTGTCTTAAATAGCTATTAAAAAGataatcagctgggtgcagtagcccatgcctataatcccaacgcttcgggaggctgaggcgggaagatggcTTGgtcctaggagtttgagatcagcctggacaatatagatcctgtctttatgaaaaattaaagaaaacattagctaggcatggtggtgcatacctggagtcccagccacttgagaggctgaaacaggaggattgatTACTTcaacctaggaggtcaaggctgcagtaagccatgatcacaccactacactccagccttggcaacagagtgagaccattttcaacaaaaaagaaaagaaaaagataatcacATTAGCTACCTCCTAAGTCAGATAGAGGTAAATGTTTCAATGGTTTACATGTTGTGTGAATgtacttgatttttaaagaatcagtCCCCTATTTTGAGacatttaatttgtttataacttaaaaaataaaataggacagtaatgacttttataaatttatgtaaaGGGCCAATATAAAAATTGGGTCATGCTATACTATTTTTTATGCCATTGGCCTTTTTGTCCTACCTGTACACTATTTAGTGTCAGTATGTATAGAtataccttattttttttaaaacctacctCCACATTTTCCATTGTACaatgtattataatatttaatcatttgtttataaatattgctatgaatattcttgtttttgaatttgccgggcatggttttttttttttttttgccgggTATGGCAAAGGATTATTCCTATGGATATAGAAGTGGGAATTGCTAGTTCAAAGAGTGAGTATTTCACATTTTAGTATGTTTTGCCAAAATGCCTTCTGAGAATAGGGGGCTTTTTCTAACTCTTAAGACTGCGTTAGATTCTGTAGTGCTTTAAGATCCTGTGGTGctctatatttttataatcttcaTAACAGTTTTCTATTGTCAGTCTTTACTGGTTTATCTGCTACCTGCATTGGCTGGCATAGTGTCTATCACTAAGTTGCAGTAGATATTCACTAAATATAAGTTAAGTCCTGCTTGCAGTTTGTGTGTATTAATGATGGGAAGTTAGGGTGGAGgtttggttttctgatttttttttttttttttttttttttggtacagagtttttcctctttttctcagaCTCCCtactttgaaggaaaaaaaaagcattgtggtTTGTTGAATATTGCTTGGTCTTGAgatattttcttctgctaactgGGTTTGTTTGCTGCTGAGAAAGTTGTGCCTAACATATTACCGAGGTTACCTTCCTGCCCTCCACCCTACCTGATGAAGggctttgctttgctttcagcTCAAGTTTAAAGTGCTCTTTTCCAGAAGGGCAGCCCCTCTGACTCCACTTTCTTGCTTTAATCTGATCCAGACTGTTTTGCATGTTGATAATACTTCTTTTAAGTTAATAGAAGAGATGAggcctttttctacttttagcATAGGTGatgatatcttttatttttttagatttgtttattttgcttatttgaaGTTCTACAAACTTTAAGTAacattagtgatttttttctcaataaaactTATTCCTGCAAGTATATctatttgcaaaacatttttattcagtgccatctttttttcttttggtttagaTAACCTCAAAATCTCAGACTTTGGCTTGGCAACAGTGTTTCGGTATAATAATCGTGAGCGTTTGTTGAACAAGATGTGTGGTACTTTACCATATGTTGCTCCAGAACttctgaagaaaagagaatttcatGCAGAACCAGTTGATGTTTGGTCCTGTGGAATAGTACTTACTGCAATGCTCGCTGGAGGTAAGAACTGCTTAATCATGGTAAAACTCCTGTCCTATGAAAAGTCAGATTAGTTattctgaaataaatgaaataaaccaaggaattcatatttatataatggttttttgttttcttttttaagagagagggtctcactctgttccccaaaCTGGAATACAATGAGCTatactgcagcctcaagcttctGGGCTCACCAGTCCTCTGGCCTCACTatttcaagtagctaggaccacagctgCCAGCCACAagatgtctggctaagttttacaaattttttgtagagttagggtcttgctgtgttgtccaggctgatcttaaacacCTGGCCTCCAGCAAGTCTTCTGTCTTCgcctcccaaactgttaggaGTAAAGGCGTGGGCCATGGCACTCAGCTTCTGTAGCAGTATTTTAATAGTGTTTTGATCAGTTTGTGCTGCTGTAGCAAAGTATCATAGACTACATACCTTATAAAcatcaaatttatttctcacagttctggagactgaaagTATGATATTAGGGGAACCAGCCTGGTCATGTTTCAGTAAGGGTCCTCTTCCTGATTTGCAGATGGCTGTCTTGCTGTATGCTCACATGGTGGGCAGCCAAGAGAGCTGAAGCAAGCcctctagtattttttttttttttttttgagaccagagtctcactctgtcacccaggttggagtgcagtagcatgatctcagctcattgcaacctctgcctcctgggtctggtgatcctcctgccccagcctcccagcttACAGGTAAGTGCcatcctgcccagctaatttttatattttgagtatagacagtttcaccatgttgttggccagactggtctcaaactcctgacctcaagtgatctgctcacctcagcctcccaaagtactgtgttgggggtgggagggtatgggtgtgtgtgtgtgtgtgtgtgtgtgtgtgtgtctgttgaccagatcttgtgagacattgtgtctgagtttttttttattattatttgagacaggatctcactctgttgcccacgctggagtgcagtggcacaattcaaggctcactgcagccttgacctcccaagctcaagcaatcttcccacctcagtcccctgagtatctgggactgcaggtgtgcaccaccacacctggctaattttttgtgttcttttagagacagtcttcccatgttatccaggctggtcttaaactcctggactcaagtgatctgcctaccttggcttcccaaagtgctggaattacataaTTAGTACCCTATAAAAACACAATATTGGCTGGACACATGAGCCTTTATTAGATACTAATAAGGTCTTAATAAGGGCACTAATACCACTTTTTGAGGGATGCCATTCTCAGGACCTAATCACCactcaaaggccccacctccaaatgccATTGCATTgtgagttaggatttcaacatgacTTTTGAGGGGGACACAAATGTTTAGTACGTTGCAAGTAGTAACTTACTTATAatcccaaatatttttttaagatgaggcaTGCATACTTATTAAATATCACAGTACTTTTCTATGGATCATGTAAACACTTTTGAAAACAAGACTAGGGCAAGAAGTGAttcatcaatttttttattttttgagacaaagtcttgctctgtcacccaggctgccgtACAGTGGTATGAGTTTTGacctctcagactcaagtgatcctctcatcttagcctcctgaggagccaggactacagatgcatgccatcacaccaagctaattttgtttattttttgtagagttggggtctcactatgtttcccaggctggtctcaaactcctgggctcaagcaatccatctgcctcagcctcccaaagtgctggaattacagtcctgagctaccatgcctgtcctgatttatctatctttgaaGTGTCTCTAAACTTTCCAAGTTGGGATTCTTAGTTTGAAAACTGTATTGAATTAATTCAAAGGAACTTTTCAtggatttgtattatttttccttgAAATCTTTGTAAATAAGAACATTCAAGAAAATGAACTTGCTTTGTTTTTAGAATTGCCATGGGACCAACCCAGTGACAACTGTCAGGAATATTctgactggaaagaaaaaaaaacatacctCAACCCTTGGAAAAAACTTGATTCTGCTCCTCTAGGTAACTGGATTATCTTGAGTGAAAGAGTattgatttcttggatatgaagTCTAAtgctatttgaattttttcttatgtttttttttcttttaaatttatgtcatgatttttataaattattaattgtaaataaaaaggaaaaaataactctTTAGTCCCAGAACTCtgcaacagatttttaaaaatattttggggaatgtatattcagagcaacttgaATCTATGCTTTTAAGtggttttctatttaaaaataaaagttttgataTGTGCTATATTTTGTTGCAAATACAGTCATTTGTTGCCTAATTACAGGGATGTACTCTAACAAATGTGtccttaggtgatttcatcattgtgtgaacatcatagaatatacttacataaacctagatAGTATAGCTTACCATAAATCTAAGGTATAATGGTACAGCCTATTGATCTcaggctgcaaacctgtacagcatgttactatactaaGTACTGTAAGGAACTGTAACATAATGGTATTCGTGTATCTAAGCATAGaaaaagtatagtaaaaatatagtattataatCTAGTGGGGCTGTCTGTTATACATGTGGTACATTcttgactgaaacatcattaaTGTGGCCTATGTATaatcaatatatgtatattatttatgtgtgtatacaaAGTGAGATCACACTAATTTGTAAACGTTTTTGGTTTTAATGCTCTGTGAACATTTTTCCATGACAATAATTGTAGGTCTACATCATTGTTTTAGAGTCTGTGATGATATTCTGCCATGCAGATATGCCTTACTATATTCTTCTAATCACTTTGTTGGAGATTTTTCTAATCTTCACAGATATAAAAGAGATAGGATAAGTATCTCTGTAACTTAATCATGGCACATACCCTTAAATTGTCTATTGAAATCCCCAGAAGCAAAATTGCAGGATCAAGGatgtagtttttattattatggcTTATATTGTCAAATTGCTTCCTGAAAGTTCAAACCATTTTATCACAGTCTCATCaatttacattaagaaaaaaactaatagGCCTATAAatgatagttttttattttaaatttaatactaATGAAGTTGTATACCCTTTATGTATGTATTagttttttgtctattttgctcatttttgtcaaggatattatttttttcttactactttgaagttttttcttttcgtttttttcctttttttttttgagacggtgtttcgctcttgttacctaggctggaatgcaatggcacaatctcggctcaccacaacctctgcctcctgggttcaggcagttctcctgcctcagcttcctgagtagctgggatttcaggcatgcgccaccatgcccagctaattttttttttgtataattagtagagacagggtttcaccatgttgaccagattagtctcgatctcttgaccctcgcgatccacccgcctcggcctcccaaagtgctgggattacatttttttattttttaacatattgacCTTTGCATTTGTACAAATATTTTTCACAATTtatcttttactttcattttgttttgctgtatTGACATTCAAATCTATTATCTTGTCCTTTATGGTCTCTGACTATATTATCACTGGAAAGGTCTTCTACCTCTAGTATTTAAAAGTTccccatgttttcttttagtgtttttatgGCTTCATTTTTACATTCGAATCTTTGGTCCATTAGGAAATAATTTTGATATAGAGAGCTATATGAATTTTTTCTCAAGAAAATCAAGATACCTTAGGATGGTTAGTTAGACTACTGTCTTAAAAAGTTATCGGTAagtaaatattctttataaaacTGTGAATAAGGTCAGATGAGAACATGACATTGAAGTAATGAAATTTGGTATTGAAAATGGATAAGAGGGGTTTCTCTATCTTTTTGTTAATCTTATCACATGAGGAGAAACATTTCCATCTGGCTCTTGTTCTCAGTGGCAAACAATTGCAAATCAGATCAGCGAAAACTATTCCAAGACACAGACAACTGCATGAAATTAAAGCCGTAATTTAGTAGCTTTAATTATTTCTCTTCCCTAGAAATAATATTTAGTAAGCCAacagaaaatgtgtttcttaccACAAGCCATAGGCTTCTCTAATCTCTGTGACTGTTTTCGTGAATGTTGtcttaatgtttgtttttagctCTGCTGCATAAAATCCTAGTTGAGAATCCATCAGCAAGAATTACCATTCCAGACATCAAAAAAGATAGATGGTATAACAAACTCCTTAAGAAAGGTAATATTCTTAAACTacaagtttgtttatttttctgtggaaGAAAAGGTAATTGCAAAGTCATTGTCACAAGTCAACAACACAAGATAGGTATggtctctgtcctcatggagaTTATAATGTCTAGtaggaaaaaacataaaaataattttaaataattataaagcaGAAAGTCAGGTTCTATAGCTAAATGTCTGACCAAGTCATAAGGGACAGGGAAGAATTTTATTCCTGAAGAAATGACATTAAGTCTAAGATTTGAAGATTAAAGGGAAGCTAGCCAGGCAAGGTAAGTGGCAGATTTAATTCTGAACGGGGGAAGcagtatttgaaaaatttttggttttagaaagtCTGGTGCATTTGAGTAACTTGAAAGATCAGTATGGCACAAGCCATGTCTGTTGTGTTTATCATTATATCACCAGTCCTTAGCACAGTATGTGGTGTACCCTCgacactcattaaatatttattgagtgaattGAGTAAACTGGGaagtgggagaggaagagaggtttGAGATGAGGCCGGAGAGATGGCTAGTGGCCAATTTGTGGAAGAACACCTTGTAAGCTATGTTCAAGATTTTGGGCTTTAACTTAAGACCATTGGGGAGAGACCTTTGAGAGATTTTAAGCAAGAATATGGCATAGTCATAtcttttaaatggttttaaaacaTCTCCCTGACTTCTActgttttcttccattgtttTTTATGATTAGGGAAATATTCAGAATGCTGTAGGCCTTTCTGCTAGTTGTCTAGATATGGGAAGATGGTGGCTTGGAGTAGGTTAGGGCAATGGTATTGCAGAAATGAGATGAttcca
Encoded here:
- the CHEK1 gene encoding serine/threonine-protein kinase Chk1 isoform X1 — its product is MNSDSKVLRGVMAVPFVEDWDLVQTLGEGAYGEVQLAVNRITEEAVAVKIVDMKRAVDCPENIKKEICINKMLNHENVVKFYGHRREGNIQYLFLEYCSGGELFDRIEPDIGMPEQDAQRFFHQLMAGVVYLHGIGITHRDIKPENLLLDERDNLKISDFGLATVFRYNNRERLLNKMCGTLPYVAPELLKKREFHAEPVDVWSCGIVLTAMLAGELPWDQPSDNCQEYSDWKEKKTYLNPWKKLDSAPLALLHKILVENPSARITIPDIKKDRWYNKLLKKGAKRPRVTSGGMSESPSGFSKHIQSNLDFSPVNSASCEENVKYSSSQPEPRTGHSLWDTSPSYIDKLVQGISFSQPTCPDHMLLNSQLLGTPGSSQNPWQRLVKRMTRFFTKLDADKSYQSLKETCEKLGYQWKKSCMNQVTISTTDRRNNKLIFKVNLLEMDDKILVDFRLSKGDGLEFKRHFLKIKGKLIDIVSSQKVWLPAT
- the CHEK1 gene encoding serine/threonine-protein kinase Chk1 isoform X2 — translated: MAVPFVEDWDLVQTLGEGAYGEVQLAVNRITEEAVAVKIVDMKRAVDCPENIKKEICINKMLNHENVVKFYGHRREGNIQYLFLEYCSGGELFDRIEPDIGMPEQDAQRFFHQLMAGVVYLHGIGITHRDIKPENLLLDERDNLKISDFGLATVFRYNNRERLLNKMCGTLPYVAPELLKKREFHAEPVDVWSCGIVLTAMLAGELPWDQPSDNCQEYSDWKEKKTYLNPWKKLDSAPLALLHKILVENPSARITIPDIKKDRWYNKLLKKGAKRPRVTSGGMSESPSGFSKHIQSNLDFSPVNSASCEENVKYSSSQPEPRTGHSLWDTSPSYIDKLVQGISFSQPTCPDHMLLNSQLLGTPGSSQNPWQRLVKRMTRFFTKLDADKSYQSLKETCEKLGYQWKKSCMNQVTISTTDRRNNKLIFKVNLLEMDDKILVDFRLSKGDGLEFKRHFLKIKGKLIDIVSSQKVWLPAT